One window of the Clupea harengus chromosome 20, Ch_v2.0.2, whole genome shotgun sequence genome contains the following:
- the LOC105903467 gene encoding leukocyte cell-derived chemotaxin-2-like encodes MFTTNKEVTCFMFVSYFTSLPSVAPAVLHALCTVCVCVCVCVCVCVRACVRSLGTLQEERRMKVTILLAMLVSAVLSSDQFSGHQEEPSHELSLVKFGALCSGNPTNKKRGCDFTGCGGYGAKRTHGTHKGLDIVCNDGATVYAPFDVKLNGKAFPYGRPAIPEKLINDGVNLSGGGLCFKLFYMRPDRYRGSFKKGQRIGTLLPMQRVYRDITLHIHVQMCDRSDPTKYF; translated from the exons atgttcaccactaATAAAGAAGTCacttgttttatgtttgtatcCTATTTTACTTCCCTACCTTCTGTTGCCCCTGCTGTTCTGCATGCcctttgtactgtgtgtgtgtgtgtgtgtgtgtgtgtgtgtgtgtgtgtgcgtgcgtgcgtgcgttcacTGGGAACACTGCAAGAAGAAAGAAGGATGAAGGTGACCATCTTGCTGGCTATGCTGGTGTCCGCTG TGCTCAGCAGTGACCAGTTCTCTGGACATCAGGAGGAACCCAGTCATG AGCTTTCGCTGGTGAAGTTTGGTGCCCTCTGCAGTGGGAACCCTACAAATAAGAAGAGAGGCTGTGATTTTACGGGCTGTGGAGGTTATGGAGCGAAACG AACACATGGGACACACAAGGGCCTTGATATTGTGTGCAATGATGGAGCTACAGTGTACGCACCATTTGATGTAAAGTTGAATGGCAAAGCTTTTCCGTATGGCAGACCTGCCATTCCAGAGAAGCTCATCAATGATGGTGTTAATCTCAGCGGTGGAG GTCTGTGCTTCAAGCTGTTCTACATGAGGCCTGACAGATACAGAGGCTCCTTTAAGAAGGGCCAGAGGATCGGCACACTTCTCCCCATGCAGAGGGTCTACCGGGATATAACATTGCACATCCACGTCCAGATGTGTGACCGCTCCGACCCCACCAAGTATTTCTGA
- the LOC105904436 gene encoding leukocyte cell-derived chemotaxin-2-like, with protein MKVTILLAMLVSAVLSSDQFSGHQEEPSHVLSLVKFGALCSGNPTNKKRGCDSQGCGGYGAKRTHGTHKGLDIVCNDGATVYAPFDVKLNGKAAPYRNPSTLQKLINDGVNLSGGGLCFKLFYVKPDSYRGSLKKGQRIGTLHPMQKVYRGITSHTHVQMCDRSDPTKYF; from the exons ATGAAGGTGACCATCTTGCTGGCTATGCTGGTGTCCGCTG TGCTCAGCAGTGACCAGTTCTCCGGACATCAGGAGGAACCCAGTCATG TGCTTTCGCTGGTGAAGTTTGGTGCCCTCTGCAGTGGGAACCCTACAAATAAGAAGAGAGGCTGTGATTCTCAGGGCTGTGGAGGTTATGGAGCGAAACG AACACATGGGACACACAAGGGCCTTGATATTGTGTGTAATGACGGGGCTACAGTGTACGCACCATTTGATGTAAAGTTGAATGGCAAAGCTGCTCCGTATCGCAACCCTTCCACTCTCCAGAAGCTCATCAATGATGGCGTTAATCTCAGCGGTGGAG GTCTGTGCTTCAAGCTGTTCTACGTGAAGCCTGACAGTTACAGAGGCTCCTTGAAGAAGGGCCAGAGGATCGGCACACTGCACCCCATGCAGAAGGTCTACCGGGGTATAACATCGCACACCCACGTCCAGATGTGTGACCGCTCCGACCCCACCAAGTATTTCTGA
- the LOC105903180 gene encoding proteinase-activated receptor 4-like: MAQCYSLSLSLFFAALQFQFTSSNESDPCEPWLRSLGMDKCHRLSPAAIGQIQANDTTVLLPILYLVAFVVGLPSNLVALWVLLFRTKKQPSTILLINLTTCDLLLLVVLPFRIAYHFHGNNWMLGEPLCRLVIAVFYGNTYGSVLSLALISFDRYLALVHPIGGRALRSYRFSVYMCIAAWAVVLAAMAPLLATQQTYRPTNLNITTCHDVLPLDKQGSFFLPYFASLFTICFLLPLLVVVFCYGCILHMLVKAGRRYNHAMRVTVLTIVVFLVCLLPSNVLLLSHYSNMVSADKAGEDNLYVPYMVMLALSTFNSCLDPFIFYYVSEDFREKAQQMLFCRKPKLHATSSKQDTCSTSGSSRSKVTLLSTSGQVIVIPEATTLKGNIA; encoded by the exons ATGGCTCAGTgttactcactctcactctcactcttcttcgccgcacttcaatttcaattcacTTCTTCAAACGAGTCGGACCCATGTGAACCAT GGTTGCGCAGCTTGGGAATGGACAAATGCCACAGATTGAGCCCGGCTGCTATTGGCCAGATCCAGGCCAATGACACGACGGTGCTGCTGCCCATCCTCTACCTCGTGGCCTTCGTGGTGGGCCTCCCCTCCAACCTGGTGGCCCTGTGGGTGCTGCTCTTCCGCACCAAGAAGCAGCCATCCACCATCCTGCTCATCAACCTGACCACCTGTGACCTGCTACTGCTGGTGGTGCTGCCCTTCCGCATCGCCTACCACTTCCATGGCAACAACTGGATGCTGGGCGAGCCCCTGTGTCGCCTGGTGATAGCCGTCTTCTACGGGAACACGTACGGCTCGGTGCTGAGCCTGGCACTGATCTCCTTCGACCGCTACCTGGCACTGGTGCACCCGATTGGAGGGCGGGCACTGCGTAGCTACCGCTTCTCCGTCTACATGTGCATAGCAGCATGGGCGGTGGTCTTGGCTGCCATGGCGCCCCTGCTGGCCACTCAACAGACCTACAGACCAACAAACCTCAACATCACCACCTGCCACGATGTGCTGCCCCTGGACAAACAGGGCAGCTTCTTCCTGCCCTACTTCGCAAGCCTGTTCACCATTTGCtttctgctgccactgctggtggtggtgttctGCTACGGCTGCATCCTGCACATGCTGGTCAAGGCTGGCCGGCGCTACAACCACGCCATGCGTGTCACCGTGCTGACGATAGTGGTGTTCCTGGTGTGTCTGTTGCCCAGCAACGTGCTACTGCTCTCGCACTACTCCAACATGGTGAGTGCGGATAAGGCGGGCGAGGACAACCTCTACGTCCCCTACATGGTAATGTTGGCACTCAGCACCTTCAACAGCTGCCTGGACCCCTTCATCTTCTACTACGTGTCTGAGGACTTCCGGGAGAAGGCGCAGCAGATGCTGTTCTGCAGGAAGCCCAAGCTGCATGCCACCTCCAGCAAGCAGGACACGTGCTCGACCTCTGGGTCATCTCGGTCCAAGGTGACGCTGCTGTCCACCTCGGGCCAGGTGATAGTTATTCCTGAGGCCACCACGTTGAAGGGGAATATCGCCTGA